From a single Papaver somniferum cultivar HN1 unplaced genomic scaffold, ASM357369v1 unplaced-scaffold_19, whole genome shotgun sequence genomic region:
- the LOC113339057 gene encoding S-norcoclaurine synthase-like, translating into MREHATNEMDVIGASADEVWAVYGSKDLWKLMVKLQPDVFERVNLVAFDGGVGTIIHMVMTPGFKGLRLHDFDVELVRIDHGNKELVVQQTRGGYLDLGYSFFQITYKILAKDDSLCVIRTTTSVEIDEKFDSNASTVAVDEIYGMAKAIAKYVLDNKARKDCSLALGIPTPVMKQDDKPMTVGVGILL; encoded by the exons ATGCGGGAACATGCAACAAATGAGATGGATGTCATAGGTGCATCGGCCGATGAAGTTTGGGCGGTATATGGCTCAAAAGATTTGTGGAAGCTCATGGTCAAGCTCCAACCGGATGTTTTTGAGAGAGTTAATCTTGTTGCCTTTGACGGAGGAGTAGGCACCATTATCCATATGGTAATGACCCCAG GTTTCAAGGGACTTCGTTTACATGACTTCGATGTGGAGCTCGTAAGGATTGATCATGGCAATAAGGAGCTAGTTGTTCAACAAACTAGAGGAGGATATTTGGATTTGGGATATTCTTTCTTTCAGATTACATATAAGATATTGGCAAAAGATGATAGTTTATGTGTAATTAGAACAACAACATCAGTTGAAATTGACGAAAAATTTGATTCAAATGCTTCGACTGTCGCTGTTGATGAGATATACGGGATGGCAAAAGCGATTGCTAAATACGTACTTGATAACAAAGCAAGAAAAGACTGTTCCTTGGCTTTGGGAATTCCAACACCAGTAATGAAGCAGGATGATAAACCAATGACTGTTGGGGTTGGGATTTTATTGTAA